One part of the Paraglaciecola sp. L3A3 genome encodes these proteins:
- the pgm gene encoding phosphoglucomutase (alpha-D-glucose-1,6-bisphosphate-dependent), with protein sequence MALHPEAGKPASKQQLVNVAKLVSAYYSNKPVKGDASQAVSFGTSGHRGSAFLNTFTDTHIAAICQALAEYRVQQNITGPLYMGMDTHALSEAAFSTAVEVFVANGVNLVVQEDRGYTPTPVISHAILEHNNSGVKVLADGVVITPSHNPPEDGGFKYNPPHGGPADSDVTNLIQHRANEIISQEMAEVKRISLSAAYASDLLTEIDFAENYIAQLDQVIDMQAIAKAGLKLGTDPLGGAGLGYWDRIAERYGLNIDVVNRDVDQQFGFMRRDKDGKIRMDCSSPYAMAGLIDLKDKFDLAFGNDPDFDRHGIVTKKSGLMNPNHYLAVVIQYLYQHRSEWSKDLKVGKTLVSSSMIDRVVKDLGRELAEMPVGFKWFVNGLLAGEIGFAGEESAGGIFLRRNGKPWATDKDGIILCLLAAEIIAVTGKDPGEHYQELTEKFSNPVYRRIDVATNHEQKQVLSKMDKSVITSTELAGETILNIQTHAPGNNAAIGGVKVSTENGWFAARPSGTENVYKIYAESFNGETHLQQLIDEAQVLVEGVFKTAGV encoded by the coding sequence ATGGCTCTACATCCCGAAGCAGGAAAACCCGCATCTAAGCAGCAACTGGTCAATGTAGCTAAACTAGTTAGTGCCTACTATTCAAATAAACCCGTTAAAGGTGACGCAAGTCAAGCTGTGTCATTCGGTACTTCTGGTCACCGTGGTAGTGCCTTTTTAAATACCTTTACTGATACACATATCGCTGCAATTTGCCAAGCTTTGGCTGAATACCGTGTTCAACAAAATATTACTGGCCCTTTGTATATGGGCATGGATACACATGCTTTGTCTGAAGCTGCTTTTTCTACTGCGGTTGAAGTTTTTGTTGCCAATGGTGTTAACTTAGTGGTGCAAGAAGATCGTGGTTACACTCCTACCCCTGTTATTTCTCATGCCATTTTAGAGCATAATAATAGTGGTGTTAAGGTGTTAGCTGATGGTGTGGTGATTACGCCTTCTCACAACCCTCCTGAAGATGGTGGGTTTAAATATAATCCTCCTCATGGTGGACCTGCCGACAGTGACGTCACTAATTTAATTCAGCACAGAGCAAATGAAATTATCAGTCAGGAAATGGCAGAGGTGAAACGTATTTCTTTGTCTGCGGCTTATGCGTCTGACTTGTTGACTGAGATAGACTTTGCCGAAAATTATATCGCACAACTTGATCAAGTAATTGATATGCAGGCGATTGCTAAAGCGGGTTTGAAGTTAGGTACTGATCCATTGGGTGGTGCGGGCCTAGGCTATTGGGATCGTATTGCTGAACGTTATGGATTGAATATTGATGTGGTAAATCGGGATGTTGACCAACAGTTTGGCTTTATGCGCAGAGATAAAGACGGAAAAATCCGCATGGATTGTTCTTCGCCTTATGCTATGGCTGGTTTGATTGATTTAAAAGATAAGTTTGATTTAGCTTTTGGTAACGATCCAGACTTTGATCGTCATGGCATTGTCACTAAAAAAAGTGGCTTAATGAATCCTAATCATTATTTGGCCGTGGTTATTCAATATTTATATCAACATCGTAGTGAGTGGTCGAAAGATCTTAAAGTAGGTAAAACCCTAGTCTCTAGCAGCATGATTGACCGAGTAGTGAAAGATTTAGGTCGTGAACTCGCAGAAATGCCTGTAGGCTTTAAGTGGTTTGTTAATGGTTTATTAGCCGGAGAAATTGGTTTTGCTGGGGAAGAAAGTGCTGGTGGCATCTTTTTACGTCGCAATGGCAAACCTTGGGCAACAGATAAAGATGGCATCATTTTGTGTCTGTTAGCGGCAGAAATTATAGCCGTGACAGGTAAAGATCCTGGTGAACATTACCAAGAATTAACAGAAAAATTCTCAAACCCTGTTTATCGTAGAATTGATGTGGCTACTAATCATGAACAAAAACAAGTATTGAGTAAAATGGACAAAAGTGTCATCACCTCAACTGAGTTGGCGGGCGAAACTATTTTGAATATTCAAACTCATGCTCCTGGTAATAACGCGGCAATTGGTGGGGTTAAAGTTAGTACTGAAAATGGTTGGTTTGCTGCAAGACCGTCAGGAACAGAAAATGTGTATAAAATTTATGCTGAAAGCTTTAATGGTGAAACTCATTTGCAACAGCTAATCGACGAAGCTCAAGTTTTAGTTGAGGGCGTGTTTAAAACTGCAGGTGTGTAA
- a CDS encoding glycogen/starch/alpha-glucan phosphorylase, whose product MSRTTKEKNVSMSSKNVIKEAIVRHLHCSLGTDENKANNHAWWKATCASVQEHVLEGLRKTQKSHYFNDTRAVHYFSAEFLMGRLMSNNLHNLGLFEHTDQALKELGVNLTDIMEEEPDMALGNGGLGRLAACFIDSLATLDLPAVGYGLHYEHGLFRQEIKNGEQIERPDSWRDYGNPWEICRPESIQEISLFGYVETKYGENGKIQKEWHPGMIVKGLPWDIPVVGYGGKTVNVLRLWQSQASRYFNWDVFNAGGYVDAQKENVQAETISKVLYPNDETEAGKELRLIQQYFFSSCSLKDIIRRYKRAHGDDWSAFSAQVVIQLNDTHPAIAIPELMRILLDRAELDWDSAWAISTKTFAYTNHTLLPEALEKWPARMIEKILPRHLEIIYEINHRFMAQVEQVWPGDDKVKQKLSIIEEGDEKMVRMGNLSVIGSFAVNGVAEIHSALVKKNLFPEFDKMWPEKLTNVTNGITPRRWLKACNPKLSSLISEKIGDDWPLHLEKLNELSQHADNLKFQKQFMKIKHENKVDLAKEVLALTGIKINPKAIFDVQIKRLHEYKRQHLNLLHIMALYRRLLENPDYQMQPRVFLFGAKAAPGYKLAKDIIYAINQVAEKINNDKRVNDKIKVVFLPNYRVSLAEKMIPAADVSEQISTAGKEASGTGNMKLSLNGALTVGTLDGANIEIAEEVGDENIFIFGLTVDEVHQLDEKGYKPFDYYYQNSEIKAVLDWLETDYFTPGKPGALASIKRSLLEGGDPYKVLADFESYSAAQSLVDKAYGDKSAWAKMAILNTARMGKFTSDRSIQDYVQKIWKLDKCVVE is encoded by the coding sequence ATGAGTCGTACAACCAAGGAAAAAAATGTGTCTATGTCGAGTAAAAACGTCATTAAAGAAGCCATTGTTCGTCACTTACATTGTTCGTTAGGTACAGATGAAAATAAAGCCAATAACCATGCTTGGTGGAAAGCTACTTGCGCGTCAGTGCAAGAGCATGTGCTTGAAGGTTTACGTAAAACTCAGAAAAGCCATTATTTTAACGATACTAGGGCGGTACATTATTTCTCTGCTGAATTTTTAATGGGCCGTTTAATGTCAAATAACCTACATAATTTAGGTTTGTTTGAACATACAGATCAAGCTTTAAAAGAGTTAGGGGTCAACCTAACAGACATCATGGAAGAAGAGCCCGATATGGCTTTAGGAAATGGTGGCTTAGGTCGCCTAGCGGCTTGTTTCATAGATTCCTTAGCTACACTTGACTTACCTGCTGTAGGTTATGGTTTGCATTATGAACATGGCTTATTTCGCCAAGAAATCAAAAATGGCGAACAAATTGAACGTCCTGATAGTTGGCGTGATTACGGTAATCCTTGGGAAATATGTCGCCCAGAATCAATCCAAGAGATCTCGTTATTTGGGTATGTAGAAACCAAATATGGTGAAAATGGCAAAATTCAAAAAGAATGGCATCCTGGCATGATAGTCAAAGGTTTACCTTGGGATATTCCAGTTGTTGGCTACGGTGGCAAAACGGTTAACGTATTGAGGTTGTGGCAAAGTCAGGCTTCAAGGTATTTTAATTGGGATGTGTTCAATGCTGGAGGCTATGTTGATGCACAAAAAGAAAATGTGCAGGCTGAAACTATCTCTAAAGTTTTGTACCCAAATGATGAAACCGAAGCGGGTAAAGAATTACGTTTAATTCAACAGTATTTTTTCAGTTCTTGTTCGTTGAAGGATATTATTCGACGTTATAAACGAGCTCATGGCGATGATTGGAGTGCCTTTTCTGCTCAAGTCGTCATCCAATTAAACGATACCCATCCTGCGATTGCGATCCCTGAACTGATGCGCATACTGCTGGATAGAGCTGAATTAGATTGGGACAGTGCCTGGGCAATATCCACTAAAACATTTGCTTATACTAATCACACTCTGTTACCTGAAGCATTAGAAAAATGGCCAGCACGCATGATCGAGAAAATTTTACCTCGCCATTTAGAAATTATTTATGAAATTAACCATAGATTTATGGCTCAAGTTGAACAGGTTTGGCCTGGTGATGATAAGGTAAAACAGAAACTGTCTATTATCGAAGAGGGTGATGAAAAGATGGTTCGTATGGGCAATCTATCGGTTATTGGTTCATTTGCGGTAAATGGTGTGGCTGAGATACATTCTGCATTAGTGAAGAAAAACTTGTTTCCTGAATTCGATAAAATGTGGCCTGAAAAGTTAACCAACGTAACCAATGGTATCACTCCAAGACGCTGGTTGAAGGCATGTAATCCTAAACTTTCTAGTTTGATCAGTGAAAAAATTGGAGATGATTGGCCTTTGCATTTAGAAAAGCTAAATGAGCTTAGCCAGCATGCAGATAACCTTAAGTTTCAAAAACAATTCATGAAAATTAAACATGAAAATAAAGTGGACTTAGCAAAAGAAGTGTTAGCTTTAACCGGTATTAAAATCAATCCTAAAGCAATATTTGATGTGCAAATCAAACGTTTACATGAATACAAACGTCAGCATTTGAATTTGTTACATATTATGGCTTTGTATCGTCGTTTGTTAGAAAATCCTGATTATCAAATGCAACCTAGGGTCTTTTTGTTTGGAGCCAAAGCTGCACCGGGTTATAAGCTTGCTAAGGATATTATTTATGCCATTAACCAAGTGGCAGAAAAAATTAATAATGACAAACGTGTTAACGATAAGATCAAGGTAGTATTTTTACCGAATTACCGCGTAAGTTTAGCTGAAAAAATGATACCCGCAGCTGATGTTTCAGAGCAAATATCTACCGCAGGAAAAGAAGCGTCGGGCACGGGTAACATGAAGTTATCTTTAAACGGTGCGTTAACAGTAGGTACCTTAGATGGAGCCAATATTGAAATAGCTGAAGAAGTCGGAGATGAAAATATTTTCATCTTTGGCCTAACGGTCGATGAAGTTCATCAACTGGATGAAAAAGGCTATAAACCTTTTGATTATTATTATCAGAATAGTGAAATTAAAGCGGTATTGGATTGGTTAGAAACCGATTATTTTACCCCAGGAAAACCAGGCGCTTTAGCGTCGATTAAACGCAGTTTATTAGAAGGTGGCGATCCCTACAAAGTGTTAGCTGATTTTGAGTCCTATTCTGCCGCTCAGAGCCTAGTTGACAAGGCTTACGGTGATAAATCGGCTTGGGCTAAAATGGCCATTTTAAATACCGCTCGCATGGGTAAATTTACTTCTGACCGTTCAATTCAAGACTACGTACAAAAAATATGGAAATTGGATAAATGTGTCGTTGAGTAA
- a CDS encoding MoxR family ATPase: protein MQIQLSQAIESTCSVLIGKQQQVKLALTCLLANGHLLIEDLPGMGKTTLAHTLAQVLGLQYSRIQFTSDLLPADMLGINIFDNNEQKFRFHPGPIFSELVLADEINRASPKTQSALLEAMEEGQVSLDGETRSLPSPFFVIGTQNPLHQSGTYPLPESQLDRFLMRIKLGYPTLEAEKIMLQTQFNNKQVALNAVMNLKDFQQAQINATNVHASNAIINYILRLVTFSRESQQLANPLSPRASKALLRAAKAWAYLSNRNYLIPEDVQAILPAVAEHRLRSASSDFSGTGSLSQILLEAIDPLTA, encoded by the coding sequence ATGCAAATTCAATTAAGCCAAGCTATTGAGAGCACATGTAGTGTGCTGATAGGTAAACAGCAACAAGTCAAACTTGCTCTCACCTGTTTATTAGCTAACGGACACTTACTAATTGAAGACCTGCCGGGCATGGGTAAAACCACTTTAGCTCATACCTTAGCCCAAGTATTAGGCTTACAGTATTCAAGGATCCAATTTACTTCAGACTTATTGCCTGCAGATATGTTGGGGATCAATATTTTTGACAATAACGAACAAAAATTCCGCTTTCATCCTGGCCCTATCTTTAGTGAATTAGTGTTAGCTGACGAAATTAATCGTGCCAGTCCTAAAACACAAAGTGCTTTATTAGAAGCCATGGAAGAGGGGCAAGTCAGTTTAGATGGTGAAACTCGGTCCCTACCCTCGCCATTTTTTGTAATAGGCACACAAAACCCATTACATCAATCAGGTACCTATCCTTTACCAGAGTCACAATTAGATAGGTTTTTAATGCGGATTAAATTGGGCTATCCCACTTTAGAAGCTGAAAAAATCATGCTGCAAACCCAATTCAACAATAAACAAGTTGCGCTGAATGCAGTCATGAACCTAAAAGATTTTCAGCAAGCACAAATTAATGCCACTAATGTGCATGCCTCAAATGCAATAATTAACTATATATTGCGTCTAGTCACCTTTAGTAGAGAGAGCCAACAATTGGCTAATCCACTTTCACCTCGCGCCAGTAAAGCATTATTGCGAGCAGCAAAAGCTTGGGCATATTTAAGCAATAGAAATTATCTGATACCAGAAGATGTACAAGCCATATTACCTGCTGTGGCTGAGCACAGGTTACGCAGTGCATCTAGTGATTTTAGTGGCACAGGAAGTTTGAGCCAAATATTGTTAGAAGCCATTGATCCTTTAACAGCTTAG
- a CDS encoding Negative modulator of initiation of replication: MKSIEIDDDLYHFIAANTQHIGESASDILRRMVMPDSVKDKGSKRDLDNSNDKTIATSVISTELNDDVPCQANLVLEELQTMDLANIPKMVDRWLLALSVVHKHHNQSFAKVLGMSGRNRTYFAENKETLLETGSSTNPKNVPGSIYWVITNNNTVKKINMLKEVAHVVGFQDKEINRLVAIFAPEHMESL, translated from the coding sequence ATGAAAAGCATAGAAATAGACGACGACCTATACCATTTTATTGCCGCTAATACTCAACATATTGGTGAAAGCGCATCTGATATATTACGTCGCATGGTGATGCCTGATTCTGTTAAGGATAAAGGCTCTAAGAGGGATCTTGATAATTCCAATGATAAGACAATTGCAACTTCAGTAATAAGTACAGAGCTTAATGATGACGTTCCATGTCAAGCTAACCTAGTATTGGAAGAGCTACAAACTATGGATTTAGCTAATATTCCCAAAATGGTAGATAGATGGTTATTAGCATTATCTGTTGTACATAAACATCATAATCAAAGTTTTGCCAAAGTATTAGGCATGAGCGGCCGTAATCGCACATATTTTGCTGAGAATAAAGAAACATTATTAGAAACGGGTAGCAGCACTAATCCGAAAAATGTTCCTGGTTCTATTTATTGGGTTATTACCAATAATAATACGGTGAAAAAAATTAATATGTTAAAAGAAGTGGCCCACGTTGTTGGCTTTCAAGATAAAGAAATTAATCGTTTAGTGGCTATATTTGCCCCTGAACATATGGAATCATTATAA
- a CDS encoding bifunctional diguanylate cyclase/phosphodiesterase: MLDTHNSLTTIPNRYVFLDNIEKLLQVNSNQSLFLIDVVRFSDVSSSLGYDFGDKILLEIANRIIYLAGNKAVFGRISGDIFGLVLTGIFQEQKLHEFYTHLISHFKTPIQCNDHAFIVDFNVGVASNPAKNTHINAYFSLAEMALKQAKSNKFDNFQYANEIKNEDCGRSLTLKADLTRALAQNELELYFQPKIELNTLKILGAECLLRWNHPLDGVLFPGALIEAAESYNMMNEVGYWVLDSAFKGAAKLNRAGLQLKLAVNMSPTQLYDLDFVKNLKQMSEIHDVNLSQFELELTEDVALSNSLLVKKQLNQIRALGISIAIDDFGKGYSNLGYLRNIDIDSIKIDKSFVMEIDQNPINRAIVEASLLISKAANCELVAEGIEKIEHLHILREIGIQQGQGYLFSKAVSLTDFIEFANKDISVGTSVTRVRHIA, translated from the coding sequence ATGCTTGATACCCATAACTCTTTGACCACGATTCCCAATCGTTATGTTTTCTTAGATAATATTGAAAAACTACTTCAAGTTAATTCTAATCAGAGTCTATTTTTGATTGATGTTGTGAGGTTTTCTGATGTCAGTAGCAGTTTAGGTTACGACTTTGGCGACAAAATATTACTCGAGATAGCTAACCGAATCATTTATCTCGCTGGAAACAAAGCGGTATTTGGTCGTATTAGTGGTGATATATTTGGTTTAGTCCTGACTGGTATTTTCCAAGAACAAAAATTACACGAGTTCTACACTCACCTCATTTCTCATTTCAAAACACCAATACAATGTAATGATCATGCCTTCATTGTTGACTTTAATGTGGGGGTGGCATCTAACCCAGCCAAAAATACTCATATTAATGCCTATTTTTCACTTGCTGAAATGGCCTTAAAACAGGCTAAATCAAATAAATTCGATAATTTTCAATATGCTAATGAAATTAAGAACGAGGATTGCGGTCGTTCTTTGACTCTCAAGGCTGATCTTACAAGAGCTTTAGCACAGAACGAGTTGGAACTGTATTTTCAACCTAAAATTGAATTAAATACTTTAAAAATATTAGGTGCTGAGTGTTTGTTGCGCTGGAATCATCCCCTTGATGGCGTGTTATTTCCAGGAGCATTAATTGAAGCTGCCGAATCCTATAACATGATGAATGAAGTGGGATATTGGGTGTTAGATTCAGCATTTAAGGGAGCCGCTAAATTAAATCGGGCCGGGCTTCAGTTAAAACTCGCAGTGAATATGTCACCAACACAATTATACGATTTAGATTTTGTAAAAAACCTAAAACAGATGTCAGAGATACATGATGTGAACCTCTCTCAATTTGAGTTAGAGCTCACAGAAGATGTTGCTTTGTCTAATTCATTGTTAGTTAAAAAACAATTAAATCAAATACGTGCTTTGGGAATTAGTATTGCCATTGATGATTTTGGTAAAGGTTATTCAAATTTAGGTTACTTACGCAATATTGATATTGATTCTATTAAAATTGATAAAAGTTTTGTCATGGAAATAGACCAAAATCCAATTAATCGTGCCATTGTTGAAGCAAGTTTATTAATTTCTAAAGCCGCAAATTGTGAATTGGTGGCTGAGGGAATAGAAAAAATTGAGCATTTACATATTTTACGTGAGATAGGTATTCAGCAAGGGCAGGGGTATTTATTTTCAAAGGCTGTTAGCTTAACTGACTTTATTGAGTTCGCTAATAAAGACATATCTGTAGGTACATCAGTCACAAGAGTAAGGCATATTGCTTAA
- a CDS encoding DUF58 domain-containing protein yields the protein MNFLQQLTNKWLDKRIPAAYKHQLNHKNVFILPAKFGGLFLVLCFLLFLLGTNYQNNLMLLLCYFLLALFLINLLASYVNFSKLLIQQGKTPEVFVGDNLHLPFWLNPDSPILQRPNGLFYLSFRTAEKTPNKTQVDLNADNNPATISYLCHKRGKLTLPRVTIASYFPLGLFKCWTHLAFSHDILVYPKPQPCVINLLTNTDDTNVKAGSSQLEQIGHDEFLQLKPYQAGEPLHHVAWKQLAKGRGMISKQFSTLGQQTAWLKLPSQFKQQALNNEWLETELSKLTFQVIEVAKTEQHFGLDLGQVCIAPNTGPEHTKKCLTALALFPSRVN from the coding sequence ATGAATTTTTTGCAACAACTGACCAATAAGTGGCTTGATAAACGGATTCCGGCTGCTTACAAACATCAATTAAACCACAAAAATGTTTTTATACTGCCAGCTAAATTTGGTGGTTTGTTTCTAGTTTTGTGTTTTTTGTTGTTTTTATTGGGAACTAATTATCAAAACAATTTGATGTTACTGCTGTGTTATTTTCTGTTGGCTTTATTTTTAATCAATTTACTGGCTAGTTATGTCAATTTTTCCAAGCTGTTAATTCAACAAGGAAAAACACCAGAAGTTTTTGTAGGAGATAATTTACATTTACCTTTTTGGTTAAACCCAGACTCCCCTATACTGCAACGACCTAATGGGCTATTTTATTTATCTTTTCGAACGGCCGAAAAAACACCAAACAAGACTCAAGTTGATTTAAATGCAGATAACAACCCAGCGACTATCAGCTACCTTTGTCATAAAAGAGGTAAATTAACCTTACCCAGAGTCACTATCGCTAGTTATTTTCCCCTTGGCTTATTTAAGTGCTGGACACACTTAGCTTTCAGTCATGACATTTTGGTCTACCCCAAACCTCAACCCTGTGTCATTAACTTACTAACAAACACTGATGACACAAACGTTAAAGCAGGCAGTAGCCAACTTGAACAAATTGGCCATGATGAATTTTTACAGCTAAAACCATATCAAGCAGGAGAACCACTGCACCATGTAGCTTGGAAACAACTGGCGAAAGGACGAGGCATGATCAGCAAGCAGTTTTCGACCTTAGGTCAACAAACCGCTTGGTTAAAGCTGCCCTCACAGTTCAAACAACAAGCTTTAAATAATGAATGGTTAGAAACAGAATTAAGTAAATTGACCTTTCAAGTCATTGAAGTCGCCAAAACCGAGCAACATTTTGGCTTGGACTTGGGACAAGTCTGTATTGCCCCCAACACAGGGCCGGAACACACAAAAAAATGTTTAACCGCATTAGCACTCTTTCCTTCGAGAGTAAACTAA